The Aquidulcibacter paucihalophilus genomic interval AGACACATGTTTTCGCTGACCTGACGACAGATGGCCAGGGCAAACGAGGGTCGCAGTTCAGCAAGTGGTGGGGGCTGTGGTGCCGTGCGAATGCCGAGACGGCGAGAGAGGGGATCGATGACCCCTCGCTGACCTTCCACTCCTTCCGGCACTCCTTCAAACGCGCCGCCCGCCAGAGCCCGGTCAAAGAGGAGGTCCATGACCTTCTGACCGGCCATCAACAAGGCAACAGCGTCGCGCGAGCATACGGGGCCGGGGTGGATCTGGTGACCCTGAAGACCGCCATGGATCAGATCAAAATCCCCTGGCCGTGAAGAAACCGGCTTTGATTGATCCCCGTCTTTCCAAACGGACGTTCTCGGCTTTTGCAACGACTATCCGCGCGGCCTGATCGCCTAATGTTAAGGTGTAGGTGGCCTTAGCTGACTGGGGAACAACGACATGTGGATTTCGCTTCCGAGCCTCGGACGGGTCGCGGTCGCCGCATCTTTGGTCGGCTTGGCGAGTCCCGTCCAAGCTCAAGAAGCCAGTCGGATAGAGAGCCGCTTCTCGTCGATCTGGCCGCACGACTGCACCTACACGGACGACGGGGCGGCCGAGGGGCAGGACTGGGTGAGCTACCGGTGCGAGGGTGAGGGCGGAATCGCAATCTTCCTTGGCTACAGTGACGGCGTAAGATTGAGCCTCGGGTTCGGTGCGGAAAATCCCATGATCGGCTTCTTCTCTGCAGACCGTGAGCCAATCTGGCCCGTCGAATGGCGAGGCCGGGTCATCAATGGACGGTTCGTTCCCCACGGCGCGATAGCTCGCATGAAGACCCGTCGTGAGGACGATACGGTGACCTGGAATTCCGAACTCGTCGTGTTCGGATTGTCGGGTCGAGCCTGCGTCTTGGGGGAGGTCCATGGGGCTCGCGAAAATGAGCGAGCCCGCCAACTGGCCGATACCGGAAGCTGCTGACTGCGGACTCTGCCAGGTGCCCGCGATTGGGCGTCAACCGAATTCGTCCATTCCTTCCCACCTGAACTCAAGATCATCGACCCGCGAGAACGCCCCCGACACCAGTGCGATGTCACCCTTGGGGCGCGCCGGAATAATGCAAAGGACACCCAGTTGAGTCAGCGACTCCTTGACCGCCTGTAGGACTTCTCGCGACACCCGGCCGTTGGCGTGGGTATAGACGCCATTGAGCATCCAGCCCACATCTGTGAGCCGCAGGACTACGATCACCGCCAAGCTCTCAATCACGAAGAACGCCAAGGCCCCGGCCGCCATCTCGTGAGAGTATCCTGATAGGCAGTTCCTATAGCGACGACCCCATTTTTCGGCTTGCTCCGGACTTATCCGAATGATGCCCGGTGCATGGTCAATCGGCAGTCCCAACGGTTCGAGCCGGTCCGCCTTGCCGAGCCACGAGCGAACGAACTGACCTGCATTGAACCGGGTCCCCAACGCGTGGGCGGATTCTTTAAGGGCCGCGTCACTGGCCGTGCTGCACATCTTTCGGATCAGGCCCAGTCTGGCGTTGAGACGGTGACATTCTGCAGTGCTGCTGATTTGGCTGACGACGGTCGGGCTGAGAATGGCGAGGTCCAGAATCTGCACAGTTTGGAGCACGGGGTCGTCGGTCAAGCGGCAGTCGTTGATCTGCTCCAGCACTCGACGACGAGTCCGTCCCTCGGCAGTCTTGGAGCCCAGCATTTCGATCAGACGGCGGTATCCATCGGGCGTCGAAAGAGGCTCCCAGCCGATCTTCCTCAACGATCCACAAAGAGACGGCGGCACCTCATCGAGAGCGGCCTCAACGATCTGCTGAGGCTTCATCTTCTGGATTGCCAAGGCGAACTGAGCACGGTCAGACTCAGCCCGGTCCTCATCGAGATTGCCGTAGGCCCTGAGCAAGAAAGTATTGGGGTGGTCGAGGGCTCCAGTTGCCAGTGCGACTGCCACGGCGTTCCGCCACAGACTTTTGGATTTAGTTGCGAACAGCAGGGTGCCAGGCGCGTCTTCGTCAAGACTCACCAAGGCACTGAGCAGCCACCCCGACAACGGATAGAACCAGTCGCGACCGGGCACGCCCTCAGTAGGGTGCGGCCGGAAATGCGGATGGGGAATCTGGGTCATGTCGCCTCAGGCTCGAGAGAGGCGGTGGCACGATGCTCAGCCGCCGGATCGGCTCTCGGGTAAGGGCTGGGCGACCATTCACGAGCTAATACCTGACTCGGATTCGTGAACTCAAGGAAAATCGACTGGCTGTTTCTAACCGCACCGAAAGCAGACTCTCTGGATGTCGGCAAAGGGTGGTGGCCTCAACCGGTGACCGCAACACGCTAACCATTCTTCGGAGATGGAGCGTGGGTCATGAAGCAGCGGCGGCGGATCAATTATTCGGCGGCCCAGCGGCTGAGGTATGGGATCGCTGGAAGGCCGACGAAAACCCTCTGGAGATTGCAGCAAAAGAGAGAAATGGTGCGGCGTCTTCCGGGAGATCCACCTTGGCTAGAAGCCTGGCGGCGCGACTATAACGAAGCCCAGCCGCACTCGAAGCTTAGCTGGCTGACCCCGGAGGCCTACGCCCGGGCGCTCACCGCGCAGATCGGCCGGTCTGCTGCGCCGGTTAATGGCAGCGCAGGCCGGCCTCTTGCCAACCCCACCAATCTTGGCTCAGATCAACCAAGGACACTCGTTATGGCTGGATGAGAAACGGGGTCACTTCACCTAGTCGAGATCTTTTCGAGCAGCAGCGCGCCTTCCCTTGGACACTCTTGGTCGACGTCCAAACCCATTTTGCTTAGCTATCTGGGACCGTTTCGCGCTGTATGAAGGGTGCAGGGTGGGATAATCCGGCGGCAAATTCCATTTCTCTCGATACTGTTCTGGGGTCATCCCATGCGCGTCAAGATGGCGTTTTAGATTCTTGTAGTGTCGACCATTCTCAAAGCTTATGAGTGTGTCCGCGCCAATCGAATTTTGGATATCGAGCCACGTCAGTGATCGAACCGGCTGCCCCTCGGGCGGCAGATTAGCGGGCGACTGACGTAGACTCAGCAAGGTCCCGAAAATATCCCGGATCCGACTATTCAGGTCTTCGCCGCTCAACTGCGTAGCGGAGTTCGAGAGAAGAGCACTGACGAGTGCAATAGTTCCATCCCACGCTTGGTCTTCCAGTGCGGTCCAAGCTTTGTCGGTCCGTTCTTCAACATTCTCCATCTTACTCTCCATCAGGGGTACAAGCGGCCGTAGGACCGCTATGGTCGGGGGGCGGACAAGCCTGCAAATAGTCCGCGACGGCTGGTTTCTGGCCATAGTAGGCGAGCGCCCTCGCGAGTGCCGCAGTGGTGTCGGCCTCATCGAGGTCATCGCCTTGGTCATGCCCTTCTAAAGCTGCCTGCTCGGGCGATCCGCAGTTCCAAACCTGCACTAAGCCGTAGCAGCCGCCCTTGAAGCCGGTGTGTTCGCCAAAGCGCGTTGGCTGTGGGTATGCAACAATCATTCGCCCGGCTCCGTCGACCAGGTTCATCTCATCGCGGGGCTGTTCGGGGTCCCGAGCGGCGCGGCTCCAGCCTTGAGATTCGGCGAGTGCGAGAAACTCGC includes:
- a CDS encoding MucR family transcriptional regulator, translated to MENVEERTDKAWTALEDQAWDGTIALVSALLSNSATQLSGEDLNSRIRDIFGTLLSLRQSPANLPPEGQPVRSLTWLDIQNSIGADTLISFENGRHYKNLKRHLDAHGMTPEQYREKWNLPPDYPTLHPSYSAKRSQIAKQNGFGRRPRVSKGRRAAARKDLD